DNA from Tripterygium wilfordii isolate XIE 37 chromosome 15, ASM1340144v1, whole genome shotgun sequence:
TTGAATAGAAGCTCATAGAGCTTCCCACTTCGAAGCGGCCAGAAGAAATTGGCCAAACTGATAATCCTAAGTACTGCAAGTATCATCGGATCATTAGTCATCCGATTGAGAAATGTTTTGTCGTGAAGGACATAACCATGTGGTTGAATAGGGAAAACAAGATCGATCTCGATCTTACTAACAATGCTGAAGTTAATTGCGGAATGGTGGCTTTTGGGTCATTTGATCCCattccaatatcaatggaaGCTCAGGTGATGCCCTCATCCTTAACTAACGAGGAACCATCAAATACAGAACTGACTGCTAAGCTTCCTGAAGGAGCTGTAACAGTCCAATTCATTGTAGATGGAGAAGTCACCACTGTCTATGCATATCCTGGAATGCCAAGGCCACAAGCTCCAAATAGACCAACGTTATTTGAAATCATGACGGATGATCTGGATGTATGGGATTCGTCATTGAAAATGTATGATTCATCCtctgaaagtgaagatgaaggttGGATAGAGGTGAACCCGGTCTCTTCCAAGTCCAATACATATTTTGAATAAGGAGTTTGGAAGgagaaaaaataagaaatctcggcctaagaatcgattaagaagaaatagaagaaaaacacATGTTGATGTTGAGAATGAAAGCACTCATTCAACTCCCTGAAAGAAGTAACTCTTAAGGAATACTTTCCGAAAGATTACTTTCtagatgaacatatgacatcatatgtgatcagtgcaatagactctaaagagtcacatgaagaaagagatggttctAAGAGGGAAGCCTCAAGCGTTGAGAAGAAAGGAGTTGTTACTTCACTCCAAGAAATTCCCTCTGACATGAACATCTCAGAAGCCCTTGAACTCCCAATAGATACTCGTTTGGCGCTAGTTCAAACACCGCTCAATCCGGAAGAATAcaaagggaaaatattttcccaaataagaaaagttaGTCCTGTTGATTGTATGGCAACAATTACTTTTACGGACGATGACTTACAGCTTGGGACAAGACTTCATAACAGGCCACTTTATGTTAGTGGACTTAttcgagaacacaaaatatcttGAATCCTCATTGATTGTGGATCTGCTATAAATATTATGTCGATTCATACAATGAGAAAGATTGGAATCTCAATGAATGAGCTTTCGAAAAGCAAACTTACAATCCAAGGTTCCAATCAAAAAGGACAACGTGCCATTGGCATAATCCGATTAAAGATTGAGATGAATGACTTGATATCatcaactttatttcatgtaattGACTCCAAGACATCCTATGAATTACTTTTGGGACGTGTATGGTTACATGAGAATGGAGTAATTCCTTCAACATGGCACCAATGCTTCAAGTATAGTCGAGATGGCGAGGAAAAATGCATTGTAGCTGAATCAAAGCCATTTGCAAGGGAAGAATCTCATTTTACGGatgcaaaattttaccaaaaggaagatatgccccaagaagcccttccagtgttgattctggaatcaaaaaatgacgtcaaagatgactcaattgaggacatcttatcaagaacctttgtaaaggaatcatcaaaaattgagttGTTGAAGAGTGATATTGACATTCTCAAGGAATACCTAATCCTTCTGATTCCTTCTATTAGGAAAGTTGTGAACTTAAATTCTACACAAGAAAATGTCAAGGAAGCTGAGCTTCCTAAAGCTTTGCGAGACCATTCAAATGGATGGTTTGATGATGCGGAAAAAGGAAGCCACGCAAACTTGGCGACCTTGATTCCGTTCTGTCTAGTGGAAAAGCTCCGATGATAAATAGACAAGGAATATCTATTCCACAGCCAAAACACTGATTGGGACATGAGTCTTGTGACTCACACCCTATTCGAATTAGAGCAAAGAAAGCATCGGCCAATCCAATCATGATACAGATTTTTGAGTATAATGATGACAAGCCCGTAGAGCCCCTTGCTCTTAGCCAAATACAAGAGCAAAATACTCGAATTTCAGTATTTGAACGGATGGGTGATAATCCATCTACATCAAAGCAAATGGAGTATGTACAAAAAGTCTCTATATTTTCTAGGCTTGGGCCAAAAGTACAGAAAGAGGATCCGAAGAAATGAAGGAGACAAAGACGTCGTAGACGTAATACTCCAACTGAAGATAAAAGTAAAAACAAGGTGATTGTTTCTGTCAATCACGTCACAATTGAGGAAGTGACTGAAAAAGAATTCAATTCCGAATCATCTTCTGATGAAGAACCTATATCGGCACCATCTACCTTTGAAGATGGGGGGCAAGCTACGGTTGATGATCTCAAGGAGATCAATCTAGGAATTGAAGCTGATCCAAGCCCAACATTTGTAAGCGCACTTCTAAgtccagaagaagaaacaaaaaacatccagcggatgtctttgcatggactTATAAAGAAATGCCAAGACTAGATCCAAAGATTGTTGTCCATAACTTGTCTATCAAACATGGAGTACGTCCCATAAAACAAGCTCAAAGATGATTCCAACCGGAATTAGtttcaaaaattgaaaataaagtcAATAAACTTATTGAAGATGGATTCATTCAAGAAGTTAAATACCCGACATAGACTGCCAATATTGTCCCGGTAATGAAAAAAATGGGCAACTACAGGTCTGTGTTGACTTCCGAGTTTTAAATAAAGTATGTCCAAAGGATGATTTTCCATTGCCCATCACGAAGCGAATGGTTGATGTAACTACTGGACACGAAGTGTTGTCCTCAAGTtgtcagtgtagctttcgtacgtcgtttcataaccaaaagatgtcaatagaccaagttatgttctcaaatgtataaaaacgtgaaaatctcgtctatggagagagttgcacaatttcaaaacatcaaagtggaccgttgtgctccatatagtgttcttagcggtctACGTTGCTTATGTAGTGTTCacacaacttttcgtaaccacaagatgccaatagaccatgttatgttctcaaaagcacaaaaacgtgaaaagcttgtctacagagagagttgagtaattccaaagcatcaaagtgcaccattgtgctctattcagagttcttcaaagtctaactacccAGTTTAGCttaatacaatgttttgttgccaaaagatgccaatagaacaagttacgtttgaaatttcacaaaaacgtgaaaagctcatctatggagagagttgagcaattccaaagcttcaaagtggaccattgtactatatttagtattcttagaagtctaagttgtcagtgtagctttcgtacgtcgttccataaccaaaagatgtcaatagaccatgttatgttctcaaatgcataaaaaggtgaaaatctcgtctatggagagagttgagcaattccaaagcatcaaagaggaccgttgtactctatttagtgttcttataagtgtacgttgctagtgtagctttcacacaacgtttcgtaaccaaagatgccaatagaccatgttacgttctcaaaagcacaaaaacgtgaaaagctcgtctacggagagagttgagcaattccaaagcatcaaagtgcaccattgtactctattcagagttcttcaaagtctaactagctagtttaactTCATACAATGTGTCGTagtcaaaagatgccaatagaacaagttacgtttgaaatttcacaaaaacgtgaaaagctcatctatggagagagttgagcaattccaaagcatcaaagtggaccgttgtactctatttagtgttcttagaagtgtacgttgctagtgtatctttcacacaacgtttcgtaaccaaaagatgtcaatagaccatgttatgttctcaaaagcgcaaaaatgtgaaaagctcgtctatggagagagttgagcaattccaaagcatcaaagtgcaccagtgtactctatttagggttcttagaagtctaagttgctagggtagctttcgtacaacgtttcatagccaaaagatgccaatagacccagttatgtttgaaattgcacaaaaatgtggaacgctcgtctatggagaaagttgagcaattccaaagcatcaagttgaacgttgtactctatttagtgttcttagatgtctaaggttctagtgtagcttttggtaTATCGTTTTAtgataaaaagatgccaatctaccaagttatgttctgaaatgcacaaaaagatgaaaaactcgtcgatggagagcgttgagcaattccaaagcttcaaagggcaccactgtactctatttagagtttgcTCGAAGTCTACGTTGCCTATGTAGcattcacacaacgtttcgtagccaaaaaatgccaatagaccaagttatgtttgaaattgcataaaaacgtgaaaagctcatctatggaaagttgagcaattccaaagcatcaaagtgaaccgttgtactccatttggtgttcttagaagtctaaggttctagtgtagctttcgtacatcatttcatgataaaaatatgccaatagaccaagttacgttctgagatgcacaaaaacatgaaaaactcttctatggagagagttgagaaatttcaaagcttcaaagtagaccattgtactatagttagtgttcttagaattctaagttgtcagtttagctttcgtacgtcgtttcataaacaaaagataccaatagaccaagttgtgttctcaaatgcacaaaaacgtgaaaagctcatctatagagagagttgagcaattccaaggcatcaaagtagaccattgtactctattaagtgttcttagaagtctaggttgcttaTGTAGCTTCgacacaacgtttcataaccaaaagatgccaatagaccatgttatgttctcaaaaggatgaaaatgtgaaaagctcgtgtatggagagagttgagcaattccaaagcatcaaagtgcaccattgtactctatttagagttcttcgaagtctaacaagccagtttagctttctacaacatttcgtacccaaaagataccaatagaacaagtgacgttcgaaattacacaaaaacctgaaaagctcgtctatggagagagttgagcaattccaaatgatcaaagtggactgttatactctatttagtgttcatagaactctaagtcgcttgtgtagctttcatataacgtttcacgatcaaaagatgccaatagaccaagttatgttctcaaatgcacaaaaacgtgaaaagctcatctatggagagagttggacaattccaaaacatcaaagtgaaccgttgtactctatttagtgttcttagaagtttacgTTGCTGGTGAAGCTttcacacaatgtttcgtaaccaaaagatgtcaatagaccatgttatgttctcaaaagcacaaaaacatgaaaagctcgtctacggagaaagttgagcaattccaaatcgatCAAACAAAAATCGACGCCATTTTAAAAATGTCAGAACCAACTAACTTACACGAGCTAAAAAGCTTGCAAGGGAAACTCGCATACATTAGAAGGTTTATTTCAAACCTTGCTGGACGATGCCACCCATTCAATAAGTTGATGAAAAAGGAGACTTCTTTTAAATGGGACGATACTTGTCGGAATGCCTTTAATAGTATCAAGGAATACCTCCTACATCCGCCTATACTAAAGGCACCAATTCCATGCAAGCCATTAATCCTATACATTGCTGCCCAAGAGCGATCATTAGGAGCACTTCTTGGACAAGTGGATGACGAGGGAAAAGAAAGCGCATCATACTACATGAGTCGTACGTTGGTAGGTGTGGAGCTAAATTATTCACCAATTGAAAAAGTGTGCCTAGCATTAGTCTTCGCAACAAAGAAGCTAAGACATTATATGCTTGCACATGTTATTCATTTGATCTCAAAGGTGGATCCACTTAAATTCATCATGTCAAGACCAGTCTTATCCGAAAGATTAGCAAAGTGGGCACTCCTTATATCGGAATTTGATATTACTTTTGTACCTCAAAAGGCTATAAAGGGGCAAGCTTTAGCGAATTTCCTAGCGGACCATCCGATTCCAACAGAGTGGGAGCTTCCAGAAGAGTTTTCGGATGAAAAAGTCTTTTTCACTGATGTAATACCATCATGGAAATTATTCTTTGATGGTGCTGCATAAAAATATGATGCATGAGCTGGGGTAGTTTTTGTTACCCCTCAAAATGAAGTAATGCCTTTCTCCTTCACATTGATGGAGATGTGTTCCAACAACGTGGCGGAATACCAAGCCTTGATAATTGGCTTGGCAATGGCTTTAAAGATGCAGGTCAGACAGCTTGAAGTTTTTGGAGATTCTAAGTTGGTTATTAATcaacttttatcaaaatatgaagtCCGGAAGATCAATTTAATTCCTTACCAAAAGCATGCGGCAAAGCTCTTGGAAAAATTTGACATGgttaatattattcatgttcCAAGTAATGAAAATCGACAAGCAGATGCATTGGCTAACTTAGCTATTGTATTGGCTAACTCCGCTATTGTATTGGCTAACTCCGATAAAGATATCGCGATTATGTCCGTTTCTCAAAAATGGGTAATTCCATCATGGACACTTGAAGATGAAACAGAAGTTAATAGTATCTTAGTTGATACAATTAAAAATGAGGATTGGAGGCAACCaatcattgactttcttaaatatggaaaGTTACCAAATAATCACTGCCATAAAACTGAAATTCGGCGACGTGCCTCTAGATTCATCTACTACAAAGATACGCTTTATTGGCATTCTTTAGATGGTGTGTTTCTTCGATGCCTAAGTAAAGAAGAAGCGAATCAAGTATTGGAAGAAACCCATTCCGGGATATATGGTGCTCATTAGTCCGGACGAAAACTTCACTTTCGGATAAAATGATGGGATATTATTGGTCAACCATGGTGAAAGATTCCATGGAATATGCTAAAAGATGTGAAGCTTGTCAAGTTCATGTGAACTTTATACATCACCCACCGGATCCTTTACATTCGATTGTTGCTTCATACCTTTTGATGCCCTGGGTTTTGATGTTGTAGGACCCATAACTCCAAAATCGTCTGCTGgccatttgtatatcttggtagCCACAAATTATTTCTCAAGATGGGTGGAAGCACTTCcattaaaagaagttaaaaaagagaCTGTTGTCAATTTCATCCAAGGTCAAATCATTTATAGATATGGAGTTCCTCGGTAtatcattactgataatgggaAACCATTCTATAATAGTTTGATGGACAAATTTTGTCAAGAGTTTAATTTTGTCCAACACAATTCCTCCATGTACAATGCAGCAGCAAATGGATTTGTAGAAGCCTTTAACAAAACGCTCAGCACTTTACTAAAGAAAGTTGTCTCCAAGTCAAAGAGGGGTTGGCATGAAAGAGTAGGAGAAGCTCTATGGGCCTACCAAATAACTTATCGAACACCAACACAAGCCACACTATATTGTTTGGTTTATGGCGTTGAAATAGTAGTAACATTGGAATGTCAAATTCCGTCTCTCAGGATTGCTATCCAAGAAGGCCTTACAACAGagcaaaatgctcaattaaggttgGAAGAACTTGAGTCCTTAGACGAAAGAAGGTTGGAAGCTCAAAAGCGACTGGAATGTTATCAAGCTCGTATGTCCAGAACTTTCAATAAAAAGGTACGTCCTCGATCATTTCAAATAGGAGACTTGGTCTTTGCTATAAGAAGGCCGATTGTGATCACTCGATGAACTGGGGGCAAGTTCCTACCTAAATGGGATGGACCATATGTAGTCACAGAAGTCTAGACAAATGGTGCTTATAAAATTATCGATAGGGACGGTCTACGGATCGGACCtatcaatggaaaattcttGAAGCGTTTTTACGCTTAGAATTAAATTCTAATACTCCTTGCCCATATGAGTATAAACTATGAAtggtattgaaaaaaaaaaaactcactagattgaaaacccaaaagggCGGTGTAGGCAAAAAtatgagttaaaaaaaaaagaaaaaaaatccttgCATGGAATTACATTTGACTTGATCTCCTCAAAAGGAGTACGTAGGTAACTTGGGAATTTTTTAGttcaatcaaatccaaataaaaaaaaagattttgtcttttatttttaagttgagttaaaatccaaataaaaaaagactttgtcttttattttcaagttcagtcaaatccaaataaaaaaaagactttgtcttttattttcaagtttagttaaaataaaaaaaaaaaagactttgtcttttatttgtaAGTTCggtcaaattcaaataaaataaaaaagactttgtcttttatttccaggTTCAGTTAAATCCAAGTAAAATgtctttttattttcaagttcagccaaatccaaataaaaaaaaagactttgtcttttattttcaagttcagtcaaattcaataaaaagaaaaaaaatttctttgtattATCATTTCGAAAGGACAAAATCGAAGCATGTAAAATATACATTCATGTTATGATTTAAGGTTCCTTTCTTTAATGAGAATGCCTTTGTTTGATGCTTATACATGCATGCTTGATGGTGCGCCAAGCTAtagcattcaaaaaaaaaaaagcaaatgaatttattgatatgaatgttcattacataaaaaaaaaaaagctaatcgaaatgacaaagaacaaaaataaataaataaacaagtcTAATTCTTCTTGATCCAATTCGCTAGCTCACGTAATCCATCTTCCAAAATTGCCTTCCGTCTAGCAATCGACTCAGCTGTAGTGGCATCCTAAACTTGGAGCTTCTCTAGCTTTGAATgtgattccttcaattgattaaggtcgtcactttctttcttcattttctcatcaatGGAGTCAAGTTGGGAAGACAAAACATTATCTCGTTTCTCTAAACGAATAATctcaagtctaacttccttttgtTCTGCTTCTATCTTGCAACGTTCCTTGGTCAAGTCTGGAACAATAAGTTTACGAGTAGAAATAAGATCTTCCAAAGAAGCCAACtgtttttgcttttcttctaaagatggaaaacgtatggtgtcattctcctcatgaaggaagtcatcaatgtcattcaagtattcaacaacCTTTGCCATTAAAGagaaatatcaatgtgaaaaaATTGACTACAGAAGTCTTTATAACAAGATGACTTCCAAGTCCACCATCCTCTCAAGTCAGATAGGCCTCCACGTAATGCCTTGTCAAATTCCTTCTCAAGATATGCCGTCATTGCTTCACAGAGCATCTCTTCATGCTCATTTAGAAGACTTGGTGACTTATCTTCAGGGTTCGCTGATGCTGATAAAACAACAGTCAATTGTTGGGATTTGGAGTTGGAAACTTTCCGATCCAATGTCCCTGAAGTAGCCCCATCATTTGTCAAGTTTAGACTTTCATTCTCTAAAGAATGTGTGGATGGAATAACATCTCCTCCAATACTATCAGGAAGTTCATCTAATAGACAATCATTTCAGCTACCTTCATCAGCAAAGCCCTCAAGGGCACCAATCATCTCACTTATAGGAATTTTATCGAAagctaaaaaaaagaaaggaaaatagtTTATTTTCAAGCAATAAATGGGCAAATAATAGATGACaagataaagaaaataaaggaatacCTTTATTCCAAGAACATGGAGAGAGATTCATATCACTCTTTGCTTCCGCAGGGATGTCCTTGGTATTAGTTTTAAGATCAATTTGTTTTCCGGAATGTAAACGAGTAGATCTCCTAACTAGTGGTATATCGTTAGAGTCAAAGATAGACTTAAAGTCAGTATGTGCTCCTTCAGGTGCAACTGCAACAATTGCAGACTTTACCTTTGGCACTATTTCATCAACTAAAGTTTTCTTTGTCTTGGCCTTTGAAGGTCCAGCTTTAGATTTCTTTAAAACACGTTCCTCTGGAACGTCTAAATTCACAATGGGAGGTTTCTCTTTCGGTGGCAATGGGATGGAGTCATCCCCTCtagcttttcttttcctccaatAAAGTGTAGATGCAATATTCTCAACAAGTTTAAAATCAGCACGTTCACTAGTCTCCAAAACAGTAGTAGAAACGTTAAGCAATATGGGAGCCACTGTGGTGTCCCACAAATTCTCATACTTTCGATCAATTTGATCACACATATTATTACAAGGCCCCAGAATATGAAACTTAGCCTTACTCCCTACTCTCGTCAGAGATAACCAACAACTGTCAAAGGTACTCGGATTCAATTCAAAAGAATGTATATTCGGAGACCCAAGACTGATTTGTTTGAATCCATGCTGTCTTGAAAATCGGTGTGGACTATACGCTTCCAAGGTGTATGACGACCCCGGACGACATGGTA
Protein-coding regions in this window:
- the LOC120017295 gene encoding uncharacterized protein LOC120017295 is translated as MMSIRPSYLPCRPGSSYTLEAYSPHRFSRQHGFKQISLGSPNIHSFELNPSTFDSCWLSLTRVGSKAKFHILGPCNNMCDQIDRKYENLWDTTVAPILLNVSTTVLETSERADFKLVENIASTLYWRKRKARGDDSIPLPPKEKPPIVNLDVPEERVLKKSKAGPSKAKTKKTLVDEIVPKVKSAIVAVAPEGAHTDFKSIFDSNDIPLVRRSTRLHSGKQIDLKTNTKDIPAEAKSDMNLSPCSWNKAFDKIPISEMIGALEGFADEGS